One window of the Podospora pseudocomata strain CBS 415.72m chromosome 7, whole genome shotgun sequence genome contains the following:
- a CDS encoding hypothetical protein (CAZy:GH43; COG:G; EggNog:ENOG503NXQZ) → MRLLLLSLGATIASLASASLQIVPGGTWTTPNGEHLQAHGAGLIVDNGTYYMIGEDKSGGHSFSNVNCYSSTDLVQWTLVGALLTRQASGDLGPNRVVERPKVVYNDRTRKYVLWMHMDSSNYGEARVAVATGDSVCGRYQYIRSFQPLGRESRDMGLFKDDDGKGYLLTEDRKHGLRIVALSDDYLTPTTDVFSWRLEGGNRVEAPAMIKLGRTYFMFASMMTGWDANENQYTTSTSLSGGWSAWRKFADSGSKTYNSQTTYILKTSESSAIYLGDRWMKDNLMASTYIWLPLSISGTTVTMKNFVSWVPGSPGFSAWQNPPAETSYEGEKAVYGGKARNVDCSTCSGKVTAGYIGGPDRGSVTFNNIRSDIDGLTTIRIKFLNGDSSPRYANVRVNGDGGRKIAFLPAKGDPASSTLHANLRRGSSNTIVIEGFGNGWGPDVDRLMVPVQ, encoded by the exons ATGCGTCTCCTACTTCTTTCTTTGGGCGCGACGATTGCGTCTctcgcctcggcctcgtTGCAGATTGTTCCGGGTGGCACATGGACTACACCAAATGGCGAACATCTTCAAGCTCACGGGGCTGGTCTCATTGTTGACAATGGCACATACTACATGATTGGAGAGGACAAGAGCGGGGGACACTCATTCTCCAACGTCAACTGCTACTCGTCCACTGACCTGGTGCAATGGACGCTCGTCGGTGCTCTTCTGACACGTCAAGCATCCGGTGACCTCGGTCCAAATCGTGTTGTTGAAAGACCAAAGGTAGTCTACAATGACCGCACTCGAAAGTATGTGCTCTGGATGCACATGGACAGCAGCAATTACGGTGAAGCCAGAGTCGCCGTTGCCACTGGAGACTCGGTGTGTGGGAGGTACCAATATATCAGGAGTTTCCAACCACTTGGACGAGAAAGCAGAGACATGGGTCTTTTCAAGGATGACGATGGCAAAGGGTACCTGTTAACCGAAGAT AGGAAACATGGACTTCGAATCGTCGCACTTTCCGATGACTATCTTACTCCCACGACGGACGTATTTTCCTGGCGCCTGGAAGGTGGAAATCGTGTGGAAGCTCCTGCCATGATCAAACTTGGACGAACCTACTTCATGTTTGCTTCAATGATGACGGGATGGGACGCCAACGAGAACCagtacaccacctccacctctctGTCTGGCGGCTGGTCTGCGTGGAGAAAGTTTGCCGATAGCGGATCCAAGACCTACAACTCCCAAACGACATACATTCTCAAGACAAGCGAGTCTAGTGCTATCTACCTCGGCGATCGGTGGATGAAAGACAACTTGATGGCGAGCACGTATATCTGGCTCCCACTGAGTATCAGTGGAACTACCGTTACCATGAAGAACTTTGTTAGCTGGGTCCCCGGCTCACCTGGATTCTCCGCATGGCAAAATCCTCCTGCAGAAACATCATACGAAGGAGAAAAGGCAGTGTATGGCGGAAAAGCAAGGAATGTAGATTGCTCGACCTGTTCTGGCAAAGTGACGGCTGGATACATTGGCGGCCCAGACCGGGGTAGCGTCACATTCAACAACATTCGCAGCGACATCGACGGCTTGACTACAATTCGGATCAAGTTCCTCAACGGAGACAGCAGCCCGCGGTATGCCAACGTTCGGGTTAATGGCGACGGGGGGAGAAAGATTGCCTTCCTACCAGCAAAGGGAGACCCGGCTTCCAGTACCCTTCACGCCAACTTGAGACGCGGTTCGAGTAACACAATTGTCATTGAGGGATTTGGGAATGGCTGGGGACCAGATGTGGATCGGTTGATGGTTCCAGTGCAGTAG
- a CDS encoding hypothetical protein (EggNog:ENOG503P3DB), with amino-acid sequence MRFFGLLAIGAGLVSAAPIVSDLPIPAASELSSRQAGSACFIIGNTVLPKETSDFVNQLRPRITCNNSRRTLSNVPDVTSDGVSFSSINFATSSQAPLQFALSRFATPTPLRSANLAQFQRQLDVYIATEAGIRSVNGNLAIKVPKFFLQFQISRIQTAQGNPPRAAGLQVNHLLEKVLKNSPRESQLHEQVRALARTLA; translated from the exons ATGAGATTCTTCGGTCTTCTTGCTATTGGAGCTGGGCTCGTCTCTGCCG CTCCCATCGTCTCCGATCTTCCCATTCCAGCGGCTTCCGAGCTCAGCTCTAGACAAGCTGGCAGTGCTTGTTTTATAATCGGCAACACCGTTCTCCCCAAGGAAACATCAGACTTTGTCAACCAGCTCCGTCCACGCATCACCTGCAACAATAGTCGCCGAACATTATCCAACGTTCCCGATGTAACCTCTGATGGcgtctccttctcttccatcAACTTTGCCACCTCTTCTCAAGCCCCGTTGCAGTTTGCCCTTAGCAGATTCGCGACTCCGACACCACTTCGTTCCGCCAACCTCGCACAATTCCAGCGACAGTTGGACGTCTACATCGCTACCGAAGCTGGCATCAGAAGCGTCAACGGGAATTTGGCGATCAAAGTCCCCAAGTTCTTTCTTCAATTCCAAATCTCGAGAATCCAGACTGCCCAGGGCAATCCTCCGCGGGCTGCAGGCCTGCAGGTCAACCatttgttggagaaggttTTGAAAAACTCGCCTAGGGAGTCTCAACTGCACGAACAGGTCCGCGCTTTGGCCAGAACCTTGGCCTAG
- a CDS encoding hypothetical protein (EggNog:ENOG503P9T2): MFLFTWKAILAKILVFGSFLSIASAFPLDIRNDGPRGDFDPQIEQLFDQYNVPYGVLGAISHIIMVYTLVCHLFGRIPLMPWKYLSQHLIDVIVTSCMAIVTVTLAALNASEVRESRALVMLLAMHIIFGLVMDAVIIQRYFNRERRGLMVQLAGWICVLCVAGLLSSQMLAHMTGSKRIDDSEWQWSDPGIIIIAVMGIGGGVIAVVSFFLMCRSSTPKTGGIKPFSVYVFFFAGLVCTLGWFWLADYGPVIVTGNTLGQPRQGKNALFWVYFVFQWVPLFTI; encoded by the exons ATGTTTTTGTTTACTTGGAAGGCTATCCTCGCAAAGATTCTGGTGTTTGGATCGTTTCTTTCAATCGCCTCGGCATTCCCTCTCGACATTCGAAACGATGGACCTCGGGGAGACTTTGATCCCCAAATTGAGCAGCTCTTTGACCAGTACAACGTCCCGTATGGCGTTCTCGGTGCCATTTCCCACATCATTATGGTGTACACTCTAGTCTGTCACCTTTTTGGCCGCATACCCTTGATGCCGTGGAAGTACCTCAGTCAACACCTCATCGATGTCATTGTCACCAGCTGCATGGCAATCGTGACAGTCACTCTCGCCGCTCTCAACGCGTCCGAAGTTCGAGAATCGCGTGCGTTGGTGATGCTCTTAGCCATGCACATAATATTTGGCTTGGTCATGGACGCAGTTATAATTCAGCGATATTTTAATAGAGAAAGGAGGGGTTTGATGGTTCAATTGGCTGGCTGGATTTGCGTTCTGTGCGTTGCTGGCTTGTTGTCGAGTCAAATGCTTGCTCATATGACGG GTAGCAAGCGCATTGATGATTCCGAATGGCAGTGGTCTGATCCTGGCATCATCATTATCGCCGTGATGGGAATCGGAGGAGGTGTGATTGCTGTCGTCTCGTTCTTTTTAATGTGTCGCAGCAGCACACCTAAGACGGGAGGGATAAAACCATTCAGCGTCTACGTCTTTTTCTTCGCCGGTCTGGTGTGCACgttggggtggttttggcttgCTGACTATGGGCCCGTGATCGTCACTGGCAACACACTGggccaacctcgccaagGCAAAAACGCGCTGTTTTGGGTCTACTTTGTGTTTCAATGGGTTCCCCTTTTCACTATCTGA
- a CDS encoding hypothetical protein (EggNog:ENOG503NUU3; MEROPS:MER0015691; COG:O; COG:P) translates to MMLVKYHFTVGFALSFSSLVSACLREFNSEHVHTHRKPILRRQAVWPPVLTEQETILSNSFDANSIDDWAKYYGNQVKLAGLGREAAEWTRDRWAENGFTSALKEYHVYLSYPVRQSLAIAYSNGTRAEVHVQEPALAEDPVTGREDAISNFHGYSASGNATAEYVYVGRGTHADFTRLVELGVELEGKIALIRYGSIFRGLKVKNAQDHGMIGAIIFTDPGDDGNVTVANGYEAYPHGPARHPDAVQKGSVLFLSTYPGDPTTPGYPSVEGAPRADTSSVTPQIPSLPISYAAVLPLLQALDGHGLEASQVNRTAWKGALDAEYRTGPAPGVTLSLENLMEGKITPIWNVIGYINGTNPDETLVIGNHRDTWMIGGTGDPNSGSAILAELARAFAKLTATGWKPRRNIVLASWDAEEYGLVGSTEWVEEHVNWLTETAVAYLNIDVAVSGPRPSLDATPELHTIGTEIMKKVVHPNAGGFNISLYDAWQRESSTGSGRHVGVLGSGSDYTTFLHRGVSALDVGSSGGAGDPIWHYHSNYDSYNWMSKFGDPGFKVHAAMGQYLSLLALHIADDEILPFDLPNYTEELRGYYEDLRDLIGDETLDTSELAAAIDVFEKSAKQVKELETLAKTWKDENLIKVVNKKYRDFQRGFVSQGGLPNREFYRHVVTAPGLDTGYAAITFPGVSEGVQYGNLTVAAEWVSKTAQGILRAAAILKT, encoded by the exons ATGATGCTGGTCAAATATCACTTCACGGTCGGGTTCGCTCTCTCGTTCTCGTCGTTGGTATCCGCCTGCCTTCGCGAGTTCAACTCGGAGCATGTTCACACCCATCGCAAACCCATACTGCGAAGACAAGCGGTGTGGCCACCTGTCTTGACTGAGCAAGAGACGATCTTGTCCAACTCTTTTGATGCCAACAGCATCGATGACTGGGCGAAATATTACGGCAATCAAGTCAAGTTGGCTGGTTTGGGGCGTGAGGCCGCCGAGTGGACCAGAGACCGTTGGGCAGAGAACGGCTTCACGTCTGCGTTGAAAGAGTATCATGTATATCTCAGCTACCCAGTACGCCAGTCTCTGGCCATCGCTTACAGCAATGGGACAAGAGCGGAAGTCCACGTCCAAGAGCCCGCCCTGGCAGAGGACCCAGTGACGGGACGGGAGGATGCAATCTCGAACTTCCATGGATACTCAGCCTCCGGTAACGCCACTGCCGAATATGTTTATGTTGG ACGGGGAACGCACGCCGACTTTACTCGCCTCGTGGAACTGGGGGTTGAGCTGGAGGGCAAGATCGCATTAATCAGATACGGCTCCATCTTTCGGGGTTTGAAGGTCAAGAATGCGCAGGACCACGGCATGATCGGTGCCATCATTTTCACCGATCCTGGTGATGACGGAAACGTCACCGTTGCCAACGGCTATGAAGCGTACCCCCATGGACCCGCCAGACACCCTGACGCTGTGCAGAAAGGGTCagttctctttctctccacCTATCCTGGCGACCCAACCACTCCGGGCTATCCCTCTGTTGAGGGAGCACCACGTGCAGACACATCCTCCGTCACTCCCCAGATTCCCTCTCTGCCCATATCCTATGCTGCTGTCCTCCCACTGTTGCAAGCTCTCGACGGCCATGGTTTGGAGGCAAGCCAAGTCAACCGCACCGCTTGGAAAGGTGCACTGGACGCCGAATACCGCACTGGACCTGCACCTGGTGTGACGCTGTCCCTTGAGAATCTCATGGAGGGCAAAATCACGCCAATCTGGAATGTGATTGGCTACATCAACGGGACGAATCCAGATGAGACTCTGGTAATTGGCAACCACCGGGATACCTGGATGATTGGTGGTACGGGAGACCCTAACTCGGGTTCCGCCATACTCGCAGAGTTGGCCAGAGCATTTGCCAAGCTTACTGCCACGGGGTGGAAGCCGCGCCGAAATATTGTTCTGGCGTCGTGGGATGCGGAAGAGTACGGTCTTGTTGGGTCGACAgagtgggtggaggagcacgTCAACTGGCTCACGGAAACTGCGGTGGCATACCTCAACATCGATGTTGCCGTGAGCGGGCCGAGGCCCAGTCTGGATGCGACGCCAGAACTTCACACCATTGGAACAGAAATCATGAAGAAGGTCGTTCACCCCAATGCGGGTGGCTTCAACATTTCCCTCTATGACGCCTGGCAGAGAGAGTCGAGCACGGGATCCGGCCGTCACGTTGGCGTCCTGGGAAGCGGCAGCGACTACACTACCTTTCTGCATAGAGGTGTAAGCGCATTGGATGTTGGCTCAAGCGGCGGTGCTGGAGACCCCATCTGGCATTACCACAGCAACTACGACTCTTACAACTGGATGTCCAAGTTTGGAGACCCGGGATTCAAGGTGCATGCTGCCATGGGTCAGTATCTGAGCTTGCTCGCGCTACACATTGCGGATGATGAAATCTTGCCCTTCGATCTCCCCAACTATACCGAAGAGCTAAGAGGGTATTATGAGGATTTGAGAGACTTGATCGGGGATGAGACCCTCGACACTTCCGAACTGGCCGCCGCGATTGACGTTTTTGAGAAGAGTGCCAAGCAGGTTAAGGAGCTGGAGACTTTGGCCAAGACATGGAAGGATGAAAACTTGATCAAGGTGGTCAATAAGAAGTATCGAGACTTCCAGCGCGGATTTGTATCGCAGGGAGGATTGCCAAATCGCGAGTTTTACCGTCATGTGGTGACAGCCCCTGGGCTAGACACAGGATACGCCGCCATTACCTTCCCTGGCGTGTCCGAGGGAGTGCAGTACGGGAATCTAACCGTCGCCGCTGAGTGGGTGTCCAAAACTGCCCAAGGCATTCTGCGGGCTGCCGCCATTCTCAAGACTTGA
- a CDS encoding hypothetical protein (EggNog:ENOG503PB0D; COG:B; COG:K) produces MANSAPKVAEAERFETDRAISLKAKDIANLIKHSKHFIVFTGAGISTSAGIPDFRGPDGVWTLRKQKRDAPSKATSTLQAIPTPTHMALVKLQNRGFLKYLVSQNCDGLHRKSGIAPEMISELHGNSNREYCRDCGKEYIRDFRAVAPYTKTVTDHRTGRKCSMPGCNGVLLDTIINFGECLFEQPLKLAREHGKKADFCLVLGSSLTVPPACTIPEIAGKSKRGKLGICNLQSTPLDHLVDGESMRVFARTDDLMIAVMGHLGLEIPQFVLRRQLTVKVVMGERDRNQVILQGVDVDGTPSTFLKSVRLEGSRRPAVTEPFTLSFRMDGQEELRLKLELEFMGNYLEPNVEIVHSTQCSERLYLLEYSPYTREWQVVEKD; encoded by the exons ATGGCAAATTCAGCTCCCAAAGTGGCCGAAGCCGAACGATTCGAAACGGACCGGGCGATTTCGCTCAAGGCCAAAGACATTGCCAACCTGATCAAGCACAGCAAGCATTTTATTGTCTTCACCGGTGCGGGCATCTCGACTTCTGCAG GGATTCCCGACTTTCGTGGTCCGGATGGCGTGTGGACTTTGCGAAAGCAGAAACGCGACGCGCCGTCCAAGGCCACTAGCACGCTGCAAGCCATCCCCACTCCGACACACATGGCACTTGTCAAGCTTCAAAACAGGGGATTTCTCAAGTACCTTGTGAGCCAGAACTGTGATGGGCTGCACCGTAAAAGTGGTATCGCGCCTGAGATGATCTCGGAGCTGCATGGGAACAGCAATAGGGAGTACTGTCGTGACTGTGGAAAGGAATACATTCGAGACTTTCGAGCTGTTGCACCTTACACCAAGACAGTCACAGACCACCGCACTGGCCGCAAGTGCAGCATGCCGGGCTGCAATGGTGTTCTTCttgacaccatcatcaactttgGCGAGTGTTTATTTGAGCAACCTTTGAAGCTGGCGAGAGAACATGGCAAGAAGGCCGATTTCTGTCTAGTCCTCGGATCAAGCTTGACGGTGCCTCCCGCTTGCACCATCCCTGAGATCGCAGGCAAGAGCAAAAGGGGGAAGCTGGGAATCTGCAACCTGCAAAGCACACCGCTGGATCATCTTGTGGACGGGGAAAGCATGAGGGTTTTTGCGAGGACCGATGATCTCATGATTGCTGTAATGGGTCATCTAGGTCTAGAAATCCCCCAGTTCGTGCTAAGGAGGCAACTGACAGTGAAGGTGGtaatgggggagagggatagAAACCAAGTCATCCTGCAAGGAGTTGACGTGGACGGAACCCCAAGCACTTTTCTCAAAAGCGTCAGGTTAGAGGGCAGCAGACGACCCGCAGTGACAGAGCCCTTTACGCTGAGTTTCCGCATGGATGGACAGGAAGAGCTTCGATTGAAACTCGAGCTGGAATTCATGGGAAATTACCTGGAGCCTAACGTTGAGATTGTGCACTCAACCCAATGCTCTGAGCGTCTTTACTTGCTAGAGTACAGTCCGTATACAAGGGAGTGGCAGGTTGTGGAAAAAGACTAA